The DNA region ATGATCGTTACATATTTTCAATTTCTACCAATGTTGGTGATGATACATTAGCTGCATCTAACATTATGGTATCTCGAATCTTTATGTGGAAAAAGAATTAGATCAAATAAAATAGTACATAACAGAGTGTGATATGctgaattgtgaaagaagttACACTTTTGGATGTGACTAAGATGCTCAGAGGAGTTGGAGAGGGAAGACTAAGAAGAAGATAAAGGGAGGGTGCAGGAAGGTAAAATAGGGGTTCCCTTAAGAGGTTTTGACTGCAAGGACATATTTTTTCATGAAGCTGTCCAAGAGGGATGTCTTTTTTCAGGGAAAACAGAGAAAACCAGCATTACTTCCTGGCTCCCTGCTAATTGCACTTACTCATTTATAATTCAAGTTAACCAAATGCAGAACTTAAGAATGAGTTGGAAAAAGTATATTGTTGACCAAAATAATCATATTGAACAAGTCTTAGATGTACAATTGGCTTATAAAAAAGCCATAAATAAACAATTGACTACGTTGATTCTTTATCAGAAGATCTAATGAAAGATTTGAAGTTATTCAAATTATTATGTGCAGAATCAACACTTATTGGTTGGAGCCGCAAGTGCTGTGCTGAAGTTGGAGAATGATGCAATGCTGAAGCTCTAGTAGTTGAATGACTGGTATTGTGAGATTAATTCTTAAGCGGCATGTATGTTGTGAGTATTGTAAATGTTGTATTTTTGTGCACATTTGTATCTTACGGTGGTCGGATGAAACTCTCTTCTGATTGTCAATCTGCAACTAAGTTTCAACCACCTAATCTTTGTTCACTTAAACATATAGCTAACCAGCAACTCCCATCTCCAAATCTTTGCCTACTAAAATGTAACAAGTATATCATGCAATCACATAAGAGGTGGATCTAGCCTTATTTACCGGTTTCAGTTTAACATAATAATTTTAACACTGAGTGTAAATATATGTGAATAGTTAGTAATTGCTAAAGTGCAGGGGATTCAGTGGTAAGAACTTAGAAGTTGAACTCATCCATTTTAAATTTTGGATCCGCCTTCGCAATCTGATCGCTTTAGCTTATGGTGAAATGCCTATGCTTTTAAAGTGAAATGTAAATTGGGAGTATGTATGTATCTACATCCTTGTACGCCTAGATGTACATTTATACGAGGAAATGTCATTGGGAGAATTGAGAGATTCTTATACAACCAGCAAGATATTTGATCGCTTTCCTCTACTTGATATCAAATTATCAATACTAGTTCCTTTGATGATCCTGGAGCTTTTTGATTTTACTCAATACTACTCATTATTCTAAAGAAAGGGTACGACACACAGCTAGTTAAATTTTGAACTATTCATATTATATATCGGCCTTCAGATAGTGTTTTAAGCCGGAACTTGACTACATTCGTTTGACAAATTTTAATAGTTTGTTTTGCGTATTATTTGACTTTTTATGTTATTCTTCACCATAAGAATGCAATCACACTTACTGATTCCTTCGCCCCTAGTACCAACCTGCTTAAGTTTCAAGAATGTAAGTCTTCCAATAAGATGTTAGAAAAAGGaatcaaaaaaatcaaattccTTCGGATCATGAGCAGAAGACACCAGAAAAAGCGTCCTCTCAGGTCTTCCAGGGGTTACTGAAGATATAGCGTTAATTCTCACGTAGTGGAAGTGTTTAATGAGAAGATTCAGATTTACAATGGAACTCTGACCTCTATTCCTGGGTTTCACCTAAGTTTGAAAGATAATCTAACATGAAGGTGCTTAATAGAACAAATAAATTTAACTCGGTTTGTGGATTGCAtcgacatgattatgatatgagcTGTGTGCCTGGGCCTATCGTGCTTAGAGCTTGAGAGGCTTAGGGGCCTGTACAGTCTTGAATGGACCGGTCAAACCATTGGTGAAAGATGGCAAGTCCAACTTTGTTCAAACCTATAACTTGATGTTAGTAACTCTGAACTGGTTGGTGAAACATTCCTAATCCATTTTCAGAAAGGCTCGTCCAAATTCGACGTACAAGGTTCCCACTCTTTCTCTTTCtgattatattttctttttgggtGTAAGCAAGAAGTGATGTTGTGGAAATTAAAGGAGATTGAAGGCTTTCCTAGTACGTTCCACAAAAGGGAAGAGCGTAGGACGAGGCGTACTGATCAGGATAACGCAGTGGCTGAAATTTTCACGCAGAGGCCACACAGCCTTGTGCTGATGCCAAAGCTATTGAATTCCTTATTATTTTACCAAAGTGGATCtctctttaattaattttaggCCGAATACTAAACATTCGCTAAACTTTACGCGTTTTATTCAGATCCTCTTTAATTATACTTGGTTCTAAATACCTTATGTCCTTGGTAATCATTACCCTCTCAATCAATAATTGGTCCTAATTACCCCCTTATACTTGGCTTTCTATAATTGTTACCCCCCctaaaaaaaagggtaaaaaaaaaaaggaaaaattggtaGCTGTATTTTAATGGAGGAGTGGAGAAGGTATATGGAATGATATAAGGAAATAGGCATTGCCATGAGTAAATATAAAAGGAAATggtattttagattttttttaggGGGTAATTAGGACCAATTAGGGGGTTAACGATTATAAATAAACCAAATTTATAGGGTAATTAGGATTAGACATAATTTGGATTTAAAATAAAACGCGTCAAATTTAGGGGTGTTTAGGTATTCAGCCATAATTTTATATAAGCATGTACATTGGGATGGGGGGTGAGCACACATAAGTTCTGTCACATTCACACGTCTTGTTAAGGGGCTACTTAAGCAGCTTGGTATATACTATGAGGGTATATTATATGAAGTATAGGTGCTTCGCTTAGGCACATGTGAGAGGGAATATATAGCAGTTTTGGAAACTCCGACAGAAAttggatgatgaaaatgataggCTCATCTCGTTGTGATTCCACTTCCCACTCCCACTCACCTCTATTCAGCACTTGCTAGTTACTTCAGTTCCCTCCTCTCCATCATATAGGAGTGCCATTAATTTCAACTTATTTCTGAGACACGTGTCTACTAATTGTCATCTACTGTAACAAATTGCAGCAGTGGGGTGGGTTTGTACGACATAACAATTTCTTTTGTCCAGTCCTCACTCCCCCTCCACTTCCCTGTCCTTTTGTACAcatcatattcttttttttttcttttctgtaaAATAAAAACCCCCGAGACGTTTATTGATTACTGTAACTAATACATCACATATGTTTACTATAAttttagcttttctttttcatcgTCTTGTAATCAGTCTTTCAATTATCGTAAcatcaaagaagaaaataaaaacatacAAAGTTTTAATCTATTGGCTTCCTTCTCGGGAAATTCACACCTACATTTAGTTTAGTTCTgagaattttcaaaatattgcaTTATGCTTGTTAATTCCTTTAATTTAAATAATAGATTATTTAAGCTAAAAATTCTCCTTCTCGTAAAAGTCTAGTTTCTGCACGcacaaactaaaaataaaaaaaaattggagaaaaaaaggaggATTAGTACAGATCTCAGGTTGTCATTGAGGAGTAGGTTAACATAACTTAGGTGTGTACAGTATCACCATGCCTCTGGAACAGGTGTAGGAATCCATTTTAGGATTGTTTAGGAGTTGTAGCCAAATTGGATAGGGTGTCATGTTAATGATTTTATTTGAATTCAAAGTtgaatatgattagacttcccTTCAATTTTTGTGTGTCAGAATTATAATATGGTACAAGGAATTGCTGAATGCAAATCACACTAGGCAACACACACATTTCCTCACATCATCTTGTCAATCACTCTTCACCTTAAATTAAAGAAAGATATGAATGTTGTTAAACCAGTCTCACGTACTAGCCATACCTCGTACATCATTTAAACAGACCGATGCGTATCTAATCTCTGAAAGACTGTTACTGATCTAGTGGTATTTCCTATCTAAAAATGTAATTAAGAGCTTCCATAATATTAGACTACCAAAAACCCAACtatatgaatttaaatttatacaATAAATGTGGATTGAGAACCTGAAAATTAAATTGATAAATCTTTTACTAGTACACAACTTATTAACTACGTAAACTGCTAAACATAATAGTCTGTAGCTAGGTTGTATAAGTGTATAGTATAACTCTTAGATGCCTAACTTTTAACTCCAGAAAAGGTTTGCTATTAGTATGAGTTCATTAGTGATTACACGCATTATGTGTACTTTGTGAAGATAAGTGTACTATTCTATATTAGGATGGGTAATTTAGCATGCATGCAGGGCATTGTAAATGATGAGAAAATAGTAAAAATGTAATGACATGCCCCTGCTGTACAGGTGTACACTTGAACAACTGTAGTACTAAAGCAGGGGGTGGCGGGGTAGAgatacaaacaaacaaaataaacaGCCAGTGACACTCTCTCCCTCTGCTCTGCCAAAATCTGTCACCATTTGTAACCATTCCTGCTAATTCAGTGTTCTCCTCCCCCTTCCACTTTTTTCAGATAAGTACTCTCTACTACTCCTATATAAAACTACACTTTGTATCATCACCACATATTCACACATTCCTTCTTACCCTTCTTCTTAATCTCCAAAGAGCTCGAGAGAAAAATGGCGGACCCCAGCCTAGTTTATGATTTCTTTAACCAGTCGTCTAATTCCACTGCCGCCACAGAGATGGTGATTTCTGATATCAATGTTCTGGATGATCAACACCCACACATCCCAAAACCTAAACCAAaggttccatcttcaagaatgTTTTCTTGCCTCTACTGTTCTCGCAAGTTTTGCACTTCTCAAGCTCTAGGTGGACACCAAAATGCTCACAAACGTGAAAGAGCCGCTTCTCGTCGTACTATGTTCTCCACCACAGCCGCCACTGATTCCGACCGTAATAATAACATGGTACGGTTCCATTTTGTTCAGAACAACAACGACAAGATGGAGCCCACTATGATGCCTGAACAAAATATCATGGACAATGGTAACACTAATTACCCTTTCACTAATTACTGCTGTCTCCAAGCACCACCTTCAAACAATAACAACTTTAACCCTTTCTCTTCCACCTCTGACGGGTTTTATGCTCCTCCTCCACCGAACCTCGGACATCATGTTTATTTTAGTACTGGTGATGCTGCTACTCTTTCGACTCCACAGGATTTGTCTTCCTTTGATGAACGCCAACTCGACCTTACTCTTCGTTTGTAGGAGAAACTGGGTATTGTGGGCTGCTctgtgtttttgtttttttccttttctggtCTTAGTTAGAGGAAAATTTTCAGGGGTATTCGagttttttccccttctttttagTATAGCCAGCAACTGAAGCAGTCAGGCGTCAGATCTAGTGTATTGCTCCACTACTAGCTACGTACTAAAAGTAGAGTCTTAATTCCATGTAGTTCAGAACTCTTTTACAGAGATGATATGGTCTGCTCATTTCATGTTTAAGTTTTACATGTACTTATCGTTAAGCAATTATAGCAAGTTCTAGGTATTTAGCTAATGTCTCCTttcttctcttaatttttttaaaatttcttatgAACTGCTTGTTCATGTACAACAAGTATATCTAAGTTCTGGAGAAACCGGGGTTTGGGGAGGGGTGGAAGGACTATAAAGCAGAAAAAGTGATGATGGTGGCTCCCACTTattaaaagtttaaattaaattcaattaattgattaatgattttattttgtttgaaaagAGTATTCACGAAGAAATCTGATAGTTGGGGATATAATATCAACAATTTTGAGTAGGAATAATATATTAATGTGGGTAGTTATTTATAGCTGCATGCATGCATGGTTCGGAAGGATAGCCCTGGATGTTTGTTAGCAGCTTGAACAGAGAGAGCACTGTGTAATTAATGCTAATGTGATGGTATATGTCTTTACTAACTACTTGTGTTATCAATTATGGAGCAGAGAAGTGAGTAAAAATGGTAACAGGTCGGTTGTCTTTATTAATTGATCAAGTAccacttaattaatttttcgtGTGTTTCTGCACTGGATAACATTATACAGTGAGATACCCCATTTATTCTACTCTGTCGTGTAGCCCCAAGAAAGTGAGCATTCTGTTGAGCTTCAAAACAACCCATTTCCCCCTTACTATTACAAAGTAAAAAACCAATCCAAACTTGTTCATTCTTCTGATTTCCTTTATTACTCAAATGTATACACTAGTAGTAGCTCTGAAATTCCTTAACCTGCAACACAACAACTTCCGCTACCACCAGAATAggaaaatcaaaaatcaaatatcatGTTGTTAAGTACGTCCTATGCTAGTTTCATCTTAATGGCAATTGTACTATTGGCGTTAATTAGACTTGCTACAAATGGTTTTGACCGATTTCAGAATTACTATACTTTGAACGACCGATGGAGGGACCACTTCACCTAAACATCTTTTGCCTAATCAATTTTGgtctctttttcctcttttatttcTACAGTCAACTAGAGCAAACAATTGTCTGATTCTATTTTTGATTACCCTGTTGTTGAGGTGTGCAAATGAGATTATGTCCCCTACCCAAAGAGACCGTCCGTGTTTTTGGCCATAGTTAAAGAAATGATTAAAACTTAATTCTTGTTATATAAGTTTGGCTTTCACTTCTCAAAACttcgcacaaaaaaaaaaaaacaaaaaaaacaaaaaaaacactCAACTGATCAACCAATATTAACGTAAACATTTGGCACAGGTAATGGATGGTAATAAGTGGTCTTCCTCAAACTTAGCGTTTAACCCTGCCTTATGACTATGAGCTACTGACTGAGCTCCCCACACCATGTAAAGATTGATCAACTCGCTGCAAAATGCGATCTGCTTTATAGTAAATACCCAAGTAAATAACTTGTATACTAAATGATGCATAGCTTCTTATACAAAAGTAGGAGAGAGAAAACGGTGggcattatcattattattattttatttttttgtcaagaAGGTGCACATTTTATCCAGgggaaataaagaattaaatatgtGAAAAATAACTATAGGTCAAATGTGGGAACTTCAGAATCAAAGCCATGGCTAGCCTGGTAAGGGAGGCGGGCCATGATGCTCCTATACggatctttttctcttttctccttCAGGTAACCAATGCATCTCTCAACCTCAGACTTCACTTCCAGGTATAATTCATGTGCTTTCTCCCTGCTTTTTAGTTCCTCCTTCCTCCCTGCAACAAGTAAAAGGTCATCAAATATCACCTCCAGGCTTCCCCAGCATATATGGCAAGGTTACGTTAATACAGTGAGATACTACAGGAATTACCTTCTGTTTCAATTGGCTTGCCGAAGTAGAAGTAAAAACGACCAGGAACTTTTGGAAGAATGATTGGAAGATGTACATCTTGGTTTGAAACCTCTCCTTCAGTGTCATTTCTGGGTTCACATGCAAGACAGCATCCCTCCGTGAAATTTAAGTATTACTGAACTAAGTGGTTCGCGAAGTGGACCAAAATAAATAGAGAGAATAACCGCAAGTAAGATACTAGTAGCATCAACTTCTATTTTGGCCAGACTATCAATGTTAAAAGTTTGACCAACTTGTTAAGTAGTCCTCCTTATGCACAGCTTTTTGCTCAACTGACTTCCTTAGCCTACCTTTCTTCAAATTTAATGTTTTAGGCTAATATGCAACATTGTCATTGATAAATTAAACAGTCAAATAGGTGATATCCATTATTAGCACCACCACATGCTAAGTAGATGATATCGCATGGCACAAATTATGTTTTAATTGGTCTAAAAAGGTTGAACATGTTAGGTTTTCAACAGTAATGCACATTTCTAGTCTTCTAGCAAGAAGAAAGAACCACCATGGATTTCCACCTTGCGTGCAGCAAACAAACTTCAATGTCCATTGGCTAATACAACATATATAGAGATTAAGGGCGTGGATGGTAAGAGAAGTCATTTTCCACGAAAATGTTTTCTGTGAAGAAATCATTTTCGGTGTTTGGTTGATAGAATTCAAAGGGAAAGGGgaagggagggggggggggggggggggttgcgaTGATTTCCTTCATTGATGggcaaaaatcattttcttacAACTATCTAGACTTTTAAACTTCATATTACTTGTTTCAACTTACACAGAAAATTATTAGTAATCTGTAGTTCTGAAAATTTTCATCAAACCACTCTCCGATTTgctaatatattattttttcgaaaaacatttcCTATTCGCCAACCAGACAACGGAAAACGTTTTCCAGGTAAACATTTACCATGAAATATGActtccatcataccaaacacacactAAGTCGGATAAACTAAGGAAAGAACAAACTCAGATACCTTAGCTTCTCCACTTGACCAGTTAACTCCTCTATGCCAGCCTTGAAATAGGGAATCTTCATCAGGTCATCGTAATCAAGGAGCATCTGATTGAAAGATTGGTGAGTGAACAAGAGGATGACTTGTGTGATATAAAAGTTGCTATTTCCTccaataaggaaaactatctcAATGTTAATCAGAGCAAGTTTAGAATAACAGCCGGGCATAGAGAAGCATTATCTGTTTAATTGTTTCTTAAGGAAAGAGCTTCGGGGTAGTCAGATCTCTCCACGTGCTTGAACCAAATTTTCCTCTTTATCTTTCAACATAAAAGCAAAAGAACATGTTCTCCATGCTCAAAACTCTGTTTTGGAGGGATGTATTAGTAGATGAAAGTCTTTTTATAATGAGAAAAATATCATCACCAGCCAAACATAAGATATGACTCATACTTTACAACTCGGCCTTCTTAGCATGTAGAGCACTTATAATCTTACCGCGAAGGTACGGGTTATTACATAGCTCATATTTCATGATCATGAGGTTCATAACATAATTGTCATAAAAAAGAATTCAGCTTCATGATTTCTTTCTTAGAATCTTCTTATGGTAGTTACTTGACAAGTTTTAATATATCCATTTGtaaactctttttcttttccttttcgaGCCATCTGAATTGGGTAACCTCAGCACTAGAAAAAACCTAAAGGATTCAGTTCAACTATTAAAATACAACTGAAGCAACAAGCTGTTCTGTGCCATCACACCTTTCCATTCGCCCTTCAACAATGATTTTCATCTTGTCGTTGTAAGTATGCAACATTGCTTTAGGCAAttgtttttatattatatttatgcaTCCCAAATAAAACTAACTCAACTTTTGTAGTGAAACAGATCCACCAGAATAGATGTTGCATGTTCTCAttaaaatatttcaagaaactatTTAACTCGAGAGACTACCTGGCCAATATCATCTTCTCCCACTGAACCAAAAGGTATAATTTTAGCTCCAAATCTAGCTGCCATTCTGACAAATTCAGACTGTTCTGGCCAGAACAATTTGTACTCCTCCCCCTGAAGTCAGAATACCAAATTATTAGAAAAGCAGGCATGCTTTTATCTTCTGGTCATTGGCTATTTAATAACCTTATTCAACATTTAGAACAGCAAGGATTACTGCTATTGTTCCAAGTCAATCTCCCATTTCTTAAGCAAATATCTTTCAACAACTTATTTCAGTACTTAACCTTGGCCTTATATGTTAGATATACACTTATCAAGCTTTCCCTAAAACCAcagacaaaaaaatatatagcatCTTGAGAAATCAACAGGtttataaatttcaattttgttttcattaatATGAAAATGACCATTTAATTCTACATTTAGTGACCGGGTCAATTTCCTATCATAATTAGTATCTTCAGAACATGTAAATATTGACTCATTAATCGTTTCACCTGATTTTATGTTTCAAGTGGAGCAGAGACAAAATCACACAAATTAATCACAAACTTGTAAAGAAATGCAACCCTTAGAttcttaaataatatttttttcctgAGAAGTTAACGTTTGCtgtatataactatatatatggACTGCAAGtcactaaatatagaaatattttaagtaGAGCATTTCTAAGCAAGATGTTTTAACTAGATAATACCTTCCGGTGAAGAGCTTCCCGCATGCCCCCAGGATACAGCAACATGTGGGATTTTGATGATAAAAGTTTATAGAAGTTAGGTGCCGACACGGGAACTGCACCCATAAATCGGTAATCATCATACATTGATAACGCAGGCATATTTCCCACTCTTGCTCTCTTAAACATCAATGGATGTGCTATGCCTCGTAGGACAATCTTATGTTCATTCCACAAACAGGACACCAAAGGAACTAGTTCAAGTCCAAGCATCATGTGATAACCAACAAGTAAGACTGGGCCTTCAGTAGGAATTCCAGTCAGACCCCGAACAACATTCCCATTTTCGAGAGTTGATATCATCACAGGGTTGAAGGCAACTTCCATCCACCTGTGTTTTAATCAGTCACACAAGTACAAACAATTAAATAAGCTTGCAGTATTTGTGTTATTTATCAAATGAACAAAGTACACGTTAAATAGCAGATGCAGAAGACTTGATTCACTATGCCAAAAAGAGCTTCTGattagcttaaccatagttaagTAGTCCAAAGGTAGCATCTTATATAGAGAAGCAAGACCGCcattaaaatattttgtcaGCGTGGAACCTCGTTAACTAGATATCCTGTCTATGCACTTAGAGCACAATATACAACTGTCAGTGACCAGGAAGCAAATTATGCGTCCTACAGTTCCAACAAAGAGCAGGACAATATACCTGTACGGTTTATACACGCTGTCAAACTCAGAAGTGCTTGGCGGCACAAAATCTGTGACGAAGTCAAGGTGTCTTCCACGTCGATAAAAATTGGCACCCGTTATGACAGTTACCAAATTAAAGTCTGCTTCCTGCACAAAAAATTCAACTTATCATATACCCCAGCATGATTCGGTATGAATGCTTTAAAAGTTGGAGTATTATCTTTGTGGGTACCCGAAGTAACCAGTTATATGTATGCAGCACTTAGAGCGTACAGGTAGGCTATTGCAGGACTATACAGCCTATTATACAAACTGCCATGGCACTGATTCTTCCTGTAGGACGTAAGGCATATAATATGCTACTATGTGACATATTTATGGAATCACACTGATAGAGTAAATCTGTTGGAAGGCAACATTGAAGTTTGCACTTTTTATCTTCCATCTTGgcgaagaagaaaaaaagtgcaATATCAGGACTGTAGCATACCTGACCTGATATCCTAAACTACAGCAGATATtagaaaatgagagaaaaagCTACAAACTTCAGCTGATATACAAACTGCAAGGAAGATTCCAAGTTGGAAGAGTGCAGCGAATATCCCAATAATCAACAACATAAAATGAATGACAAGGACCTACATTTTTCCTAAGCAGCTAGAAAGCACACTCTTAACAGAAAATTGCAAGGGCCAAACATAGAGGGCTTGCTATCATCTTACCTCACTATGCCCATAACTGATCCTTGAGGTCCCATCTCCTACTTCACTTATTCCTAAGCCTATTCATTCACTAAGGGGCATGTTTTTTGCTCCATTTTAcaaaaaaaagcattttttctttttgtttttccttttttttgtcaTTGAATAAACCTCAACGAGACTTCAGGTACAGGGTTTTTGAAAAGAAATCTATCTATATTTGATGCAGAGTCTACTCAAGAAGTTCTCTGCTTTGTTTCGTTGTTTGTTGACAAAGATTACTCCAAAGAAAGTCTCTGAACTATTACCATTTGCATTAGCAGTTATCAATCTGGTATAGAACTGAAGCCATTTGTGGAAGTTGGAAAGAGGAATTGGGTCTCAAAGGGTTTGGAAAAGAAGAACAGCCTACCAGGAGAAGGACATGACCACTGTTATTAAATCTCCGGATCTCACAGTTTGGAAGCATCTGACGAAGCTTCTCAGATTCCTCAAGGCTGGGTATCAAGCGATCCTTTCCACTGCATAGAAATATAACTCTTAGCCACGCATAGTGCAGTTGTGAAAGCTAACCAGAATTAGGTATTGCTCGAAATGTctggaaaaagaagagaatgCAACAATTCTAGTCTACACTAATAAACTTCTTGTAAAGATGAcaatagagagagagaaaatcaaCTATTTCCCGGGAGGGAGTAGGTGTTTAAAAATCTCGCTCTCATCAAATTTTACCACTGACACACTGGAATTCTGAAGAATTACCTCGAAAGTACCAGAGTTTGTGCTTTGACAGCATGAAGGCGGGAACTGACAAAAGCTGCGGCTGCTTTGAGCATCTTCAGCCGCCAGATAAGTGTTCCTACAGGTAACACATCAGCCAGCACCTGCGacctttttcatcattttcttgctCAAACTGACAACAAGAACAAACTCTAACTGAACATATCAACTAATAATGGTTATCTAAGTTAAAGTCTTCGAAGTATCAAAGCTAGAGTGGAAAAAGAAGATACCAACATGGATAGACATGGTCAACATAAGGGAATGTCATCAATGCTAAGAAGATGCCACAAAGAATAAATTGATGAAAATGTCCGAATGCAACATTTTTTTCTAGGGTGACCAGAGGGATGACTTTCACATTTAACCTACTGAGTTTAAGACTTTTGGACCTTACAGATAAGTAGGATGAAAATGCTACATCACCACGAAATAACTCTGCTGCTGCTTGTTGCAAAGGGTGTACGCTGCCAGGAATTGCCACTGCCACTCTTGCAGGAACACCTAATCATTGTAATTGAATCAGTTGTCAATTTCATCTAAAAGTTTACCGCAAAGTAAACTCAGTTAACCAATTTAAGCAAGAAAAATGGCAAGTATCCactgaagttatttagttccAATCAACAACTAACGCCTCAATCCCAAGCAAGTtggtcggctatatgaatcgTCACTCCATTTTGAGCACTTCACAGTCCAATATTAAGGAGGGATTTAGTCCCAATCAACATGATAAATAAAACTAAGAAGATGTAAATTTATTCTTGCAAGCACTAAAAGAACAGGTGATGATGTATTAAC from Lycium ferocissimum isolate CSIRO_LF1 chromosome 2, AGI_CSIRO_Lferr_CH_V1, whole genome shotgun sequence includes:
- the LOC132047348 gene encoding phytyl ester synthase 2, chloroplastic-like isoform X5, which encodes MAAGAYTAAGGSPLLQYRNSSYLHVRFNYLVRASQPPTQMRPALSSNKGSSNSITEKTSLIMKDYMEWSKDMIGSGGPPCWFSPLECGPPVKDSPLLLYLPGIDGIGLGLIKHHKRLGRIFNIWCLHVPVTDRTSFSDLVHLVEATVRSENHHAPRRPIYLLGESFGGCLALAVAARNPHIDLALILANPATRLRESQLQNLITLSEVIPEQLHPSMVKMLSVTTGVPARVAVAIPGSVHPLQQAAAELFRGDVAFSSYLSVLADVLPVGTLIWRLKMLKAAAAFVSSRLHAVKAQTLVLSSGKDRLIPSLEESEKLRQMLPNCEIRRFNNSGHVLLLEADFNLVTVITGANFYRRGRHLDFVTDFVPPSTSEFDSVYKPYRWMEVAFNPVMISTLENGNVVRGLTGIPTEGPVLLVGYHMMLGLELVPLVSCLWNEHKIVLRGIAHPLMFKRARVGNMPALSMYDDYRFMGAVPVSAPNFYKLLSSKSHMLLYPGGMREALHRKGEEYKLFWPEQSEFVRMAARFGAKIIPFGSVGEDDIGQMLLDYDDLMKIPYFKAGIEELTGQVEKLRKVG
- the LOC132047348 gene encoding phytyl ester synthase 2, chloroplastic-like isoform X6; the protein is MAAGAYTAAGGSPLLQYRNSSYLHVRFNYLVRASQPPTQMRPALSSNKGSSNSITEKTSLIMKDYMEWSKDMIGSGGPPCWFSPLECGPPVKDSPLLLYLPGIDGIGLGLIKHHKRLGRIFNIWCLHVPVTDRTSFSDLVHLVEATVRSENHHAPRRPIYLLGESFGGCLALAVAARNPHIDLALILANPATRLRESQLQNLITLSEVIPEQLHPSMVKMLSVTTGVPARVAVAIPGSVHPLQQAAAELFRGDVAFSSYLSVLADVLPVGTLIWRLKMLKAAAAFVSSRLHAVKAQTLVLSSGKDRLIPSLEESEKLRQMLPNCEIRRFNNSGHVLLLEADFNLVTVITGANFYRRGRHLDFVTDFVPPSTSEFDSVYKPYRWMEVAFNPVMISTLENGNVVRGLTGIPTEGPVLLVGYHMMLGLELVPLVSCLWNEHKIVLRGIAHPLMFKRARVGNMPALSMYDDYRFMGAVPVSAPNFYKLLSSKSHMLLYPGGMREALHRKGEEYKLFWPEQSEFVRMAARFGAKIIPFGSVGEDDIGQMLLDYDDLMKIPYFKAGIEELTGQVEKLSNT